From Drosophila suzukii chromosome 2R, CBGP_Dsuzu_IsoJpt1.0, whole genome shotgun sequence, a single genomic window includes:
- the Gnptab gene encoding N-acetylglucosamine-1-phosphotransferase subunits alpha/beta, translated as MRLRRRWPRRMRRVIEQLRLQSRRKLQLLLGFGGLCLGIWLAFNYLSASENGSTGDSSSSCSAIDAVYTWVNGSDPNFIESIRRFDFKHDPSRFDDKNELRYSLRSLEKHANWIRHVYIVTNGQIPNWLDLSYERVTVVPHEVLAPDPAQLPTFSSSAIETFLHRIPKLSKRFLYLNDDIFLGAPLYPEDLYTEAEGVRVYQAWMVPDCALDCPWTYIGDGACDRHCNIDACQFDGGDCSETESADGSHVFPQSQEVLEVEPVAVPKTPVHRFPHVGLQKLFKSSSANFKEVMRHRNVSTLKELRRIVERFNRAKLMSLNPEMEATSSEPPTTQRSTVPKEEYQSSTNIYSHSLIATNMLLNRVYGFKARHVLAHVGFLIDKDIMEAMQRRFRQQVQSTARQRFRSATDLQFAFAYYSFLMSETKVMGVEEIFDEFDTDGSATWSDREVRTFLTRIYPPPLDWSAMRYFEEVIQNCTRNLGMSTKADTVEHSTLVYERYEDSNLPTITRDLVVRCSLLAEALAANFAVRPKYHFHVSPKRVSHSNFMMLTSNLTDVVESLDRLRRNPRKFNCINDNMDASRREDNAMVRHLLEDFYLSFFPRRSKFELPPQFRNRYASWRDYQRWKRRKRAVLVIGYGVTLLLVIFLLRFMCHHKAKFVRRCVQRL; from the exons ATGCGCTTGCGTCGCCGCTGGCCGCGAAGGATGCGGCGTGTCATCGAACAATTGCGACTGCAGTCCCGCAGGAAGCTGCAGCTGCTCCTGG GTTTTGGAGGACTTTGCCTGGGGATTTGGCTAGCTTTTAACTATCTCTCCGCGTCTGAGAACGGCAGCACCGGCGACTCCAGCAGCTCCTGCAGCGCAATCGATGCGGTTTACACTTGGGTCAACGGCTCGGATCCCAACTTCATTGAGTCCATCCGGCGATTTGACTTTAAACACGATCCCTCGCGATTCGATGACAAGAATGAGCTGCGCTACTCCCTGAGATCGCTGGAGAAGCACGCCAATTGGATCCGGCACGTCTACATAGTGACCAATGGCCAGATACCCAATTggctggatctcagctacgaAAGGGTCACAGTGGTGCCACACGAAGTGCTGGCCCCCGATCCCGCCCAGCTGCCCACCTTCTCCAGCTCGGCCATCGAGACATTCCTGCACCGCATACCAAAGCTGTCCAAGAGGTTTCTCTACCTCAACGATGACATATTCCTGGGAGCACCCCTCTATCCAGAGGATCTGTATACAGAGGCCGAGGGAGTGCGCGTGTACCAGGCCTGGATGGTACCCGATTGCGCCCTGGACTGCCCGTGGACGTACATAGGAGATGGAGCCTGCGATCGGCACTGCAACATCGATGCCTGCCAGTTCGATGGAGGAGACTGTAGCGAAACTGAGTCAGCGGACGGTTCCCACGTCTTTCCACAAAGCCAGGAGGTGCTCGAAGTGGAACCCGTCGCTGTACCAAAAACTCCTGTCCATCGCTTCCCTCACGTGGGCCTTCAAAAGCTGTTCAAGAGCAGCTCGGCCAATTTCAAGGAAGTGATGCGCCACCGTAATGTGTCCACACTCAAAGAACTCCGTCGCATTGTGGAGCGTTTTAACCGGGCCAAACTTATGTCGCTGAATCCCGAAATGGAGGCTACTAGCTCCGAGCCACCGACTACCCAACGGAGTACAGTTCCCAAAGAGGAGTACCAATCATCCACCAACATATACTCCCACTCGCTTATTGCCACCAATATGTTGCTTAATCGAGTCTATGGCTTCAAGGCCCGTCATGTTCTAGCTCACGTGGGTTTCCTGATCGACAAGGATATTATGGAGGCCATGCAGCGACGTTTCCGCCAACAGGTTCAGAGCACGGCCCGTCAGCGCTTTCGGTCCGCTACAGATTTGCAGTTCGCCTTTGCTTACTACTCCTTCCTGATGAGCGAAACGAAGGTGATGGGTGTGGAGGAGATCTTCGACGAGTTCGACACCGATGGTTCGGCCACCTGGTCGGATAGGGAGGTGCGTACCTTTCTCACACGCATTTATCCGCCGCCACTAGACTGGTCAGCCATGCGATACTTCGAGGAGGTAATTCAGAATTGCACTAGGAATCTGGGCATGAGTACAAAGGCTGATACAGTTGAACACTCCACGCTGGTCTACGAGCGATATGAGGATTCAAATTTG CCCACCATCACCAGAGATCTGGTAGTGAGATGTTCGCTTCTGGCTGAAGCTTTGGCGGCTAACTTTGCCGTTCGACCCAAGTATCACTTCCATGTCAGCCCCAAGAGAGTTTCGCACAGCAACTTTATGATGCTCACCTCGAACCTTACTGATGTGGTGGAATCTCTAGACCGATTGCGCCGGAATCCGCGCAAGTTCAACTGTATCAATGACAATATGGATGCTAGTAGGCGGGAAGACAACGCGATGGTACGACACCTGCTGGAGGATTTTTACCTGTCCTTCTTTCCGAGGCGCAGCAAGTTCGAGCTGCCTCCGCAATTCCGCAATCGATACGCATCCTGGCGGGACTATCAGCGCTGGAAGCGAAGGAAGCGCGCCGTTCTAGTGATTGGGTATGGAGTGACTCTGCTGCTGGTCATCTTTCTGCTGCGTTTTATGTGCCACCACAAGGCCAAGTTTGTGAGGCGCTGTGTGCAGCGCTTGTAG
- the VhaAC45 gene encoding V-type proton ATPase subunit S1, whose translation MLWKSLIALCVIGAALAEQTPVFLWGANSVAKPSLKTVPQAEFAEQLATLLEDHMVVAFEENGLSSKDFLCSNSQSQSCYAQLQGVSPKTYYTSVENPSEALRSVAAKREHNTIDASGKLTTPAKCSVGTALFVSFEDAAESRESNLESHDAAIAAISKQFECKVAYLYLAAPSTAPVVQRRTRRDTAATTGGTMWYVGNQFQMFYTALLYNGNPVTVTGIKVTNSSTPSTKFSVELATSDAAKPITFDILYDGGYFSVSNLAYDGSNFRSTGVNAPTTFSFSCGNLTLDSTAVNNMYNTLSFKSLQLQAPFDATYKDNFVFGDSWDCVGFVTPGILMGLFVVALLLVIMFVGVCWMMDINTMDRFDDPKGKTITINAAAD comes from the exons ATGTTGTGGAAATCGCTGATTGCGTTGTGCGTCATTGGGGCCGCCTTGGCGGAGCAAACGCCCGTCTTTCTGTGGGGAGCCAACAG TGTGGCGAAGCCCTCCCTGAAGACGGTGCCCCAGGCGGAGTTCGCCGAGCAGTTGGCAACGTTGCTGGAAGATCACATGGTTGTGGCCTTCGAGGAAAATGGC CTGAGCAGCAAGGACTTCCTGTGCTCCAACTCCCAGTCGCAGTCCTGCTACGCCCAGCTGCAGGGAGTCAGCCCCAAGACCTACTACACCAGCGTGGAGAACCCCTCGGAGGCACTGCGTTCGGTGGCCGCCAAGCGAGAGCACAACACCATCGATGCCAGCGGAAAGCTGACCACCCCGGCCAAGTGCTCCGTGGGCACGGCCCTCTTCGTGAGCTTCGAGGATGCCGCCGAGAGCCGGGAGTCCAACCTGGAGTCACATG ACGCCGCCATCGCCGCTATCAGCAAGCAGTTCGAGTGCAAGGTGGCTTATCTCTACCTGGCCGCCCCCTCCACCGCCCCCGTGGTGCAGCGTCGCACCCGCCGTGACACGGCTGCCACCACCGGTGGAACCATGTGGTACGTCGGCAACCAGTTTCAGATGTTCTACACCGCCCTGCTCTACAACGGTAACCCCGTTACCGTCACCGGAATCAAGGTCACCAACTCCTCCACCCCCTCTACCAAGTTCTCCGTTGAGCTGGCCACAAGTGATGCCGCCAAGCCAATCACCTTTGACATTCTTTatgatggcggctactttagCGTAAGCAACCTGGCCTACGACGGCAGCAACTTCCGCTCCACCGGCGTGAACGCCCCCACCACGTTCTCCTTCTCGTGCGGCAACCTCACCCTCGACTCGACGGCCGTCAACAACATGTACAACACCCTGAGCTTCAAGTCCCTGCAGCTGCAGGCTCCCTTCGATGCCACCTACAAGGATAACTTTGTCTTCGGCGATTCCTGGGACTGCGTGGGCTTCGTGACGCCCGGCATCCTGATGGGTCTGTTCGTGGTCGCCCTGCTGCTGGTCATCATGTTCGTCGGCGTCTGCTGGATGATGGACATCAACACGATGGACCGCTTCGACGATCCCAAGGGCAAGACCATCACCATCAACGCCGCCGCCGATTAA